A genomic stretch from Clavelina lepadiformis chromosome 5, kaClaLepa1.1, whole genome shotgun sequence includes:
- the LOC143460110 gene encoding sulfotransferase 1C2-like: MQADPKAKRILDVLGKLFNDVANYIPADDRPDVTPLIEDLVKALQAPSVSDWKGHKFAPPFKAETVEWQYNNWQPSEKDVLVASFPKTGTTWMSQIVKHIIYKDNEETLKMAKVLTANNTYLESGTPLNYEVMEKLPWERKIWGTHNPANLINMNRLMENKCKIIYVMRNPKDQFVSWYNMCMTFPHRKAEAMAKLYPSDWNDFFQVYINGKQPMSDKEGEWYPDHILSWYPYRDQENVLFVMYEDLKKNPATEIGKIAKFVGVNRSDTEIDEIVEATSFESMKRDASNIHNQLSFFRKGQVGSWKNHFTVAQSELMDQKFREKISGTDITFTYE; encoded by the exons ATGCAGGCAGATCCCAAAGCAAAACGTATCCTTGATGTGTTAGGGAAACTTTTCAATGACGTTGCCAATTACATACCTGCTGACGATCGCCCGGACGTGACCCCACTTATTGAGGACCTTGTCAAAGCTCTACAAGCTCCATCGGTTAGTGACTGGAAAGGCCATAAATTTGCACCGCCTTTCAAGGCAGAAACCGTTGAGTGGCAATACAACAACTGGCAACCTTCGGAAAAGGATGTTTTAGTTGCTTCGTTCCCGAAAACTG GAACAACCTGGATGTCGCAAATTGTGAAGCACATCATTTACAAAGACAATGAAGAAACGTTAAAAATGGCGAAAGTGTTGACAGCCAATAATACCTACCTCGAATCAGGGACTC CATTGAACTACGAAGTCATGGAAAAACTTCCGTGGGAAAGGAAGATTTGGGGAACCCATAATCCAGCCAACCTGATCAATATGAACCGATTGATGGAGAATAAATGCAAG ATTATCTACGTTATGAGAAATCCCAAAGATCAGTTTGTGTCCTGGTACAACATGTGCATGACTTTTCCTCATCGTAAAGCCGAGGCAATGGCGAAGCTATATCCGTCTGATTGGAATGATTTCTTTCAAGTTTATATCAACG GAAAGCAGCCGATGAGCGATAAAGAAGGTGAATGGTATCCAGACCACATCTTATCCTGGTATCCTTACCGCGATCAGGAGAATGTCTTGTTCGTCATGTATGAAGATTTGAAGAAG AATCCTGCGACTGAAATCGGTAAGATTGCCAAATTTGTTGGTGTGAATAGGTCGGATACGGAGATTGACGAGATTGTAGAAGCAACGTCGTTTGAAAGCATGAAGCGAGACGCCTCGAACATTCACAATCAACTTAGTTTCTTTCGAAAAG GACAAGTCGGTAGCTGGAAGAATCACTTCACTGTTGCGCAGTCTGAGTTGATGGATCAGAAGTTTAGGGAAAAAATTTCCGGCACCGACATAACCTTTACATACGAATAA
- the LOC143458830 gene encoding cytochrome P450 2J4-like: MSSDLISSVYWTFCSALNFWTILALLILSFYQWWKKPHPNFPPGPRGLPIIGVLPWMGGDPQKVLFDWGQKYGPVMSVRLAGLDVVFLNTYDAMNTAFVKQGDNFSGRPELKPACYVLGDNGLVSSDYGDKLFNQKRFAMKTLRKLGMGKQEMENTINEEMFHFAKYLETKAGKPVNLACDYNNVTGNIICVTAFGRRFEYDDPQFKYLFQLLENEYVADEKLLTLLFFFYDYVHFIPPFKGAKERFMNTENAILDAVQTIIDEHKKDFQPDCIRDYVDAFLYEQKFGNEKKYFTDKHTLAWLFLGLLNYPDYHKKIVTEVDQILGSSLNPSMAHRLEMPVTCAFIQEVMRYRPIVPNSVTHKTTKDTNLYGFTIPKGTNVMPNIYAAHFDPLTWQNPQQFNPNRHIDRDGKFVYSPKVIPFSLGSRACTGEHLARMEVFLVFVGILQKFTIISGTPNLPSLNEGRFGFLYGTKPYKVILEIR; encoded by the exons ATGTCATCAGACCTTATTAGCTCAGTTTACTGGACCTTTTGCTCAGCTCTAAATTTTTGGACAATCTTGGCTCTACTGATTTTGTCTTTTTATCAGTGGTGGAAAAAGCCTCATCCTAATTTTCCTCCTGGTCCACGAGGACTTCCAATAATTGGTGTACTTCCATGGATGGGTGGAGATCCGCAGAAAGTGTTGTTCGATTGGGGTCAAAAATACGGACCAGTCATGTCAGTAAGATTGGCAGGTTTAGACGTCGTGTTTCTCAATACCTATGACGCCATGAATACG GCTTTTGTGAAACAGGGTGATAACTTTTCTGGGCGACCAGAATTGAAACCGGCGTGTTATGTACTAGGAGACAACGGCTTAGTTTCATCTGATTATGGTGACAAACTATTCAATCAAAAACGATTTGCCATGAAAACTTTGAGAAA attaGGAATGGGAAAGCAAGAAATGGAAAATACAATCAATGAGGAAATGtttcactttgcaaaatatcTGGAAACCAAAGCTGGAAAACCAGTCAACCTTGCG TGTGACTACAACAATGTGACAGGCAACATAATTTGCGTTACTGCCTTTGGACGAAGGTTTGAATACGACGACCCACAGTTCAAATACCTATTTCAGCTTCTAGAAAACGA ATATGTCGCCGATGAAAAGCTTCTCACACTCTTGTTCTTCTTCTACGATTACGTTCACTTCATTCCTCCATTCAAAGGAGCGAAAGAAAGATTCATGAACACTGAAAACGCCATTTTAG ATGCAGTGCAAACAATTATAGACGAACACAAGAAAGACTTCCAACCTGACTGCATCAGAGACTACGTCGATGCGTTTTTGTACGAGCAAAAATTCGgaaatgaaaagaaatattttact GACAAACA TACATTGGCTTGGTTATTTCTGGGCTTGTTGAATTATCCGGATTATCACAAAAAGATCGTGACAGAAGTGGATCAAATTTTAG GAAGCAGCTTGAATCCGTCAATGGCTCACAGATTGGAAATGCCAGTCACTTGTGCTTTCATACAAGAGGTGATGAGATATCGCCCCATTGTGCCCAACTCGGTTACTCATAAAACAACTAAAGACACAAATTTATACGGCTTCACTATACCAAAGGGCACAAAT GTGATGCCGAATATTTATGCAGCCCATTTCGATCCACTCACGTGGCAGAATCCACAACAGTTCAACCCAAATCGTCATATCGACCGGGAcggaaaatttgtttattctCCAAAGGTCATTCCTTTCTCGCTCGGATCGCGGGCTTGCACTGGTGAACATCTCGCAAGAATGGAAGTTTTTCTTGTGTTTGTTGGGATTTTGCAGAAATTTACAATCATTTCGGGAACTCCCAATCTTCCGTCGTTGAACGAAGGACGTTTCGGATTTCTTTACGGCACTAAGCCTTATAAAGTCATACTTGAAATTCGTTGA
- the LOC143460111 gene encoding sulfotransferase 1C3-like, which translates to MEQKIERCHKVLLNFIPSEVRPKLTELMKVMDSQYRDLAITEWQGYRFTPPALAKIAEWQYANWYPTVNDVLIASYPKTGTTWLTQIVKKVIYMNDTAQMAVANAVTQLHSYLENASEITFEVMQKLPWKRLIWETHYPAPIVNMDRVKKTSCKVIYIVRNPKDQLVSWFHMSQRIPTHRMAPINSYYPADWVSFFDFFINGKQPNYARKNEWYPDHILSWYAYRNEKNVLFVMYEDLKEDPAKEIRKIANFLGVERSYEEIEKIVEATSFQTMKEEASPLTSSMNAFTQRASW; encoded by the exons ATGGAACAGAAAATTGAAAGATGCCATAAAGTCTTACTGAACTTCATTCCATCTGAAGTACGGCCAAAGTTAACAGAGTTGATGAAAGTTATGGACTCACAGTACAGGGATTTGGCTATAACAGAATGGCAGGGATATCGTTTTACCCCACCTGCGTTAGCGAAAATAGCTGAATGGCAATACGCTAATTGGTATCCTACTGTAAATGACGTTTTAATAGCTTCATATCCAAAAACAG GAACTACTTGGTTGACCCAAATAGTGAAGAAGGTCATTTACATGAACGATACTGCTCAAATGGCTGTAGCAAATGCAGTTACACAGCTTCATTCATACTTGGAAAATGCATCAG aaaTTACATTTGAAGTAATGCAAAAGCTTCCCTGGAAAAGACTAATTTGGGAAACTCATTATCCAGCCCCTATTGTAAACATGGACAGAGTGAAAAAGACATCATGCAAA GTCATCTACATCGTGAGAAATCCGAAAGACCAACTTGTTTCTTGGTTTCATATGTCCCAGCGTATACCAACTCACCGAATGGCACCAATTAATTCATACTATCCTGCCGATTGGGTTTCgttctttgatttttttatcaatG GCAAACAACCAAACTATGCAAGAAAGAATGAATGGTATCCAGATCATATTTTATCCTGGTATGCTTACCGCAATGAGAAAAATGTCCTGTTTGTCATGTATGAAGATTTGAAAGAG GATCCTGCGAAAGAAATAAGGAAAATTGCTAATTTTCTCGGAGTGGAAAGAAGTTACGAGGAAATAGAGAAAATTGTGGAAGCTACTTCATTTCAAACTATGAAGGAAGAGGCGTCACCACTCACAAGCTCTATGAACGCTTTTACGCAAAG GGCAAGTTGGTGA
- the LOC143460112 gene encoding sulfotransferase 1A1-like, producing the protein MMEMTKLISPVQAYLESGTPMNYQIMQKLPWRRKIWGTHVPASLLDMKRLKKNGCKIINVMRNPKDQLVSWFNMFNNLPFHKMEPISHYYPDEWNSFFESFVNGQQPQFSKKGEWYPEYILSWYPYRTEDNVLFVMYENIKKNPAKEIRKIADHLGVERSDEEIDQIVEATSFSSMKKGASARHVKMKFFRKGEIGDWKNRFTVAQSELMDQKFNEKLSDLDIEFKYQ; encoded by the exons ATGATGGAAATGACAAAGCTAATTTCTCCTGTTCAAGCCTACCTCGAATCAGGCACAC CAATGAACTACCAAATTATGCAAAAACTTCCTTGGAGGAGAAAAATTTGGGGAACCCACGTTCCTGCTAGTCTTCTTGATATGAAAAGGTTGAAGAAAAATGGATGCAAG ATAATAAACGTGATGAGAAATCCAAAAGATCAACTTGTATCCTGGTTTAACATGTTCAATAAtttaccattccataaaatggaACCAATTTCGCATTATTACCCCGATGAGTGGAAtagtttttttgaaagttttgtgaACG GACAACAACCACAGTTTAGCAAGAAGGGAGAGTGGTATCCAGAATATATACTTTCTTGGTATCCTTACCGTACAGAAGACAACGTTCTGTTTGTCATGTATGAGAATATAAAGAAG AATCCGGCAAAGGAAATCCGAAAGATTGCTGATCACCTGGGAGTCGAGCGAAGTGATGAGGAGATTGACCAAATCGTGGAAGCAACGTCATTTTCCAGTATGAAGAAGGGAGCAAGCGCGAGACACGTCAAAATGAAGTTCTTTAGGAAAG GAGAAATTGGTGATTGGAAGAACCGCTTTACTGTTGCTCAGTCAGAACTGATGGATCAAAAGTTTAATGAAAAACTTTCCGACCTTGATATTGAGTTCAAATATCAATGA